GGGGCGTGGACCCCATGCACGTGGGGACTGCGCCCCATACACGTGACAAACAAATGTTATGTTGTCCGTCAGTGGACAACATAATATCACTGTTTGATGATATTACGATTACTCTTAGTAGGAAATTTTTTGAATGTTCTAAATGTTCATAGCAAATTAGAAGACAAtccatttaaatttttaatcactttTTAATagctaaaagaaaagaaagaaaactagttGAGAGAGAATAAGGCATTTAACtgccaaaatcaaaataaacttaaaatcaTGATCTAATTGACAGTTAAAGTGACTTAAATGGTTTTCACGCGTCAACCAAACACAATAATTAATCTTTTTACCACCTAAAAGATAAGGATGTGGATGGATTCCGACTAACCCATTTACAAGTTTGTTTTATGCtagttttgatatatttttctaaatcatatttgcatttatatttatatttatttttattttaaataggaTTAGTTGAGACTTTTTTTCATCCCTAGGCTAGATAAGAAgagaattatttatataaatgaaacctttctaattgaaaatatttataaagttAGAAAGTACCCCTTTATCATACAAGGTTCCAATAaccccaaataaaattaaaacctcAACTGTGCTTAATTTTGTGGTCAAAAGATTATCAATCCTCTAGAATTTTTGTATTGCAATTGGATTTCAGATTAGCAGGAGGTTCACTGACATTAAGGGCAAGGGCAAGGAACAAATTTGAGTCAGGCGATATGGTGGAGAAATTTTTAACCCTCTGATCTACCATATTCATTTAGTATCCACTATTAATCATCTATAGATAATGATCTACCATATTAATTTAGTATCCATTATTAATCATCTATAGATAATGAAGCCCAAGTAGGCTTGAGTCAAGAAATACAACAGAGAAAAAGACAGAGACCACCCATATTAATATCCATTCAAAAGTTCACAAAGAACCAAAGAGCTTCCATATTTGTAATCAAAAAGATGATTCATATAAGTGAAATTCAAGCAAAGGACCCGAACCCataagaaaacaaagaagaatgaAATGCTTTTCCTCTTACATGCATCAATCCAATGATgacgaaaaaaagaaaagaaaaacaaattaaaaaaagagacaaaaacTAAATGTAGAAAAGAGCTTCTGCTGAAATTTTAGGGTTCTTTGTGAAATACTAATCAAGAGGGAGTGTCTTGGTAATAGCAATTGGATTGTCAGTTGTGACTATGAAGCCAAGAgttcaaattataaaatcaatCTCCTTGTAGAAAAGCAAAGATAAGACTGTATAGCTCGATTTTTGTAAAATGAATAACTTTGTGTATGGGAGACGCACCATGAAGGTACCAACTACTCAAAGCATAATTGTTGTAAAGATTTAAACAAACAACACATGTTTAATTCACAATTATGTGATTTGTGCATTTCTCATGAGTCAGAATATAGTTGTTTGTTCATGTCATAATCAATAACTTTGGTGAAGGAAACGGGCAATAACTATGTTTCCCACTCCAAAGTTGGTATTTGAAACCAAAGGATACAAACAAAGGTGAATGTTGTTCATAGTTTAATCACTCAATGGCCTGGGGGTCTCTGTCAAGTGAAGTGGGCACCACAATGCTTGTCCTCTGGTAGGCAAAATATCCCATAAAGATCATTTACACCTTTTTACAGTTGGTCATTTTCACTCAATTCTCTGGCCTCTCCCCACACTTCTCTTTCAAAAGCAAAAGCTGTTGCTGTAacactttttcttcttccttattttcaGTTTCTCCGATTCCTGCAAATATGTTAAGAAGAAATGCACACTGGTTAAACAAAGAGAGAAACATAACCCATCAAGCAGGATaacaaggaaaaataaaatgaaagtgAAATATAAGAGGAAGTCTGTCTGAATTACAAAGTTGAGCTGCTTCTTTTTacctctttctccttttttttttccccccaaTATCATGGGAGTTGTCTAGTTGGACCTGGGCATGGCTTGCTTAAACGCAACAGTGGGAGCTATTCTGCAGCCCCTCCTCTGGTGTTCCAGCACAAGCTCTCCAGCAAACCAGTCAAGTTTCTCCAAATTGCTTTGCTCTGCAATCCTCTTCCCTCCAAACAGCACAGATTCAACATTCTTCTGTTTCAGCATCTCATCTGCTACTCCCAGTAGCATCTTAACGTTTCCAGGACTGGGGTCGGTGGCCACGTTGGGCCCGAAACGCGCCAAACCTGACCCGTTAGCCTGCTATGCAAAATGAAAGCTCAACACACATATCATAAGCTGCGTACATAAATGACACTGGTCAATGTCAACATTGGGCACAAAACATGGCAAACTCGACCCATTAGCATGCCATGGCCCATGGGAAACATGATGAACTGCGTACAAAAACGACGACGCTCCCTGACACAGGGTAGGACAAGCATGACAATCGACATGGTCTACTGCCAACACAAGCAATGTGCCATAACCAGGATTGATAATGAAACAAGTAGCTAATAATGGAAAGCGAGCCTAAATAACGCTGTTCCTACACCTGGGACACACGATATCACACTCATGGCTCTTCGAAAAACAGCACCTGTCTCCCACCTTTACTCAAGACCTTTTGTGTTATCGTTCTTATGGGTTTCTAATGTAACCCCTAATTCTCCAACCTTCACTATTCCACTTCATACTTGACCATAGCACGTCGCTTTCATTTCAGAACACCACCATGATTAgcatatacaaaaataacaacACCAACTTCCAGCTAATCAGATTAAGTGCTAAATCAAAGTTAATCTCTAGGctcttattattataataaatgccTCCTCGACAGATAGGTATACTgtgcattcataaaaaaaattcttgccCTTAGCATCTATCATCCTTGTCAAGACACAAATCTGAAATCGCACAACCTTTAAAcataattaatacaaatatgCCATCTTGGCTCACAGCCACAACATGAAATTGCGTATTTAGGGTACTATTGTAACACCACGTCTTCAACCAAAACATGCATATACATAAGACACATATCAATCAATCTTTCTTAGATAACTTCTCCCATGATGTAACTTgtcaacaaaaacaaataactaTGTTGATTGATTAGCAAACAGTTGACTAAACTTTTttctaaacaatttttttttttttttttgagtttttgaaagagcaaactttttttcctccaaaactacTTCCAGAGGAAGATTCAACTAACCCTCAATttagaattaagatttttaatgaaaaacaaTAACATTACTTgtatataattttacatatacaAGTAAAAAATACTTGTTTTCATTCTCCCAAACATCCTAATTCCCAGCATAAAAGCACTTGTAAAATGGTCTAAATAATCGAAACAAAATGcctttttaaatcaaattgagatTGAAATAGCAGAAAccagaaattaaaaaatcagaTTATCAGACGCATTCGGCGCATTTTAGCAAATAAGCGTACCTGGATACGGACATAGTTACTGCTACGGCTTTCGCCGAAGGACATAGCGACGGCGTGGTCCACCAAGTCGGCGGAGCCGTCGCCGGAAATGCGAGCCATGGGCCGAGCCCAGTCCTTCGTCTTCCACCGCTTGACTTGCTCGTAGCCATAACTTCCTTCCAAGATTTGAACGGTCCCCAGTGAAAGTACCAAAATGTCCTCAACCCCCCGCACGAACGGAAACTCCTGCTTGTTGTGCAGCACGTGCGTGATGGCCGCCGCCGTCGGGTTGTTCACGGCCAGCCCGCCGTCCACCGCCACGCACCGGGTCCGGCCGTCCACCGATCGAACCACGACCGGCCCTAACCTCGGCGGCTCCGCCATCGTGGCTCCGCACACCTCCCAGAGCCGGAAATCGAAGCCGTCCGTTTCGAGCGCGTCGGCTCTCGAGAAGACGAACGACGCGGAATTGGAGAGATCGTAGCACGGTATCAGAACCGGCTTCAACGTGTCTTTCAACGTCAAGCTCCTTCCGTTATCTATGAACATCTCCTTGACCGCCTTCTCCAAACCCGCGGCCTCGCTGCGACGGAATATCCGCCGGAAAATTCGCCCACCGCCGCAGTAGAAGTCCTTTCCTTGTGTCGACAAGAGCTTCCACGTGTCATCAGCTTGGAAAATCGGACGGCGGTGATCTTTCGTACCGAAGAGCATCGCCGCGAACATCCCTCCGGTTCCGGCGCCGGCGGCGACGTCAAAGTAATCCGCGATTCTGGCGTCTGGATTTCCCGATTTGGTCTTCAAAGCATTTTCGAGGTACGCTAGGGCTTTTCCCGATAGAATGCTCCGCATTCCTCCACCGTCGATGCTGAGTACGCAGATTTTGCCCCTCTGGTTCTTCACTGCCTGGACGCCGTTATCAGTGGCCGCTTGTTCCACCGCCGGCGTGATTTGCTTGGGTATCCACACCTTCTGATCGTCGTAGCCAAACAAGAACTTGGATTCGAGGATTGAGAATATCTCATAGCTCAGCTTGTCGGTGTCGATACTCGGCTGTTGCGTTTCCAATTGATTACAAGCCATGTTTCCCTGTAAAACTCAGAGCACCAATCGAACTTATCAGTTTTAAATCTCAAATGCTTCACATTAATTTCTCAAGTGCACGTCAATTTCTTATCCTAATTTGATTTCCACTTGCTTAAACTGGATAAACATCTAGCCGTACCTCGAAACTCCAGCCAATGGAAGTGGAGCAAAAAATTCAAAGGGAGTGAACTCATTTCATGGCGATGTTCAACGATCCCATAACCTAAGAATCACGCCATTTGCGGGCACATCGCTCTCAATCCCAACCCAGAAGCTCCAGCTCGAACTTCACAGCAATCATTACTCGCTCGAACGAGAAGAGAGTTCGGAGAGAAGTGCTCAACATATGCGTGTCTAGTCAGACGACTAACAAAGAAAACCAAGCACAGACACGAGTGCGAGGAAGAGGAAGCAAGCAAGAGAGAGCAGCGGCAATGGCGAAGTCTTCGGTTGGCTTTATATACGCTAACCACGGTTAAGTAGATTTAACCGTGGTTACCGACGGCCCAGATTGATTGTGGCGGGGAGAGACTCTCTCACTCTTGTCagtcatacatacatacatacatacatacatacggCAGGGCTGGCTGTTTattcctaaataaataaataacttgattaattctctctttcaagaattttaaaaCTGAATTTGATGATAAAgtaaaaagaagatgaagataaaTTTAGGAGACATGCAAATGCAAATTTGTTCGTTCGTTGGTGGGATTTGATTAATGGCTGGGGGTGAAATTAAGGTTCCTAAGAATAATAGAGAGAGGGATGTAGATtagtaaatgtatatatatgcacattaaAAGTgaacatcaatttataattaacGTTACAATTATATGTCGAGTAATTTGGTGATGACATTACTTGTCAGTCACTACGACAACACAATTCACCATTCATCATGTAATTTTTCACTTTCTCCTTTTagatttatatgtttttttattttaagaattaaaaatcactatTTCTATAGTGTAAAATATACtgagattttttataattagatCATTGCTTGAGATCCTAATTGTCTCCGACGACAAACTCCAACTAGCTGTCATCAACTCCTAATAAAAAGGTCTTCGTCTTTTTCATTGTcgtcgttttttttttttttttttcctcaccCTCTTTAGGTTTGAGTTCTAAATTTGGTTGATTTGAAACCAACATGACTTCCAATTTCACAGGAGACTAATTagaattaattatatatcaagTAATTTGGTGATGACATTACTTGTCAGTCACTTTGACAACACAATTCACCATTCATCAtgtaattttttactttttccttttAGATTTATatgttcttttcattataagaaTTACATATCACTAtttttatagtataaaatataCTGAGATCTTCTATAATTAGATCATTGCTTGTGATCTTAGTTGTCCCCAACGACAAATTCCAACCAGCTGTCGTCAACTCCTAATAAAATGGTCTTCGTCTTCTTCATTGTCAttgctttttttcttcttctctctttatgTTTGAGTGTTAGATTTTGTCGATTTGAAATGGAAGTGACTTCCAATTCCATATGAGACTAATTAAAATTGGGATCAAAATAGATCCCCAACTTCCTAATTAATTTGGGTTTATTagcaaaatttttttaaatcttttcacgtttttacaattttatctaaaaattttaattttaacaataagaTTTCAATTTGATCAATTGGTTGTAGTTTTATCCACGACCTGGATCTAAGCGTCCACGACCCACTGACATGACATGCCACTTGAAAAAGGTTTGGATTTTAAGTGAGCCCACATGCACACatgtaaaaaagttaaaaaataaaatgataataaatatatatatatgttatatatatatgtgtgcacaGAGATAAAGAAGCAGACAGAGGATGGTGACGATGATGAAGGACGATGATGATCAATCTAGAAGTTGGAGGCGATGATTGATCTGAGCTTCCTCTTGTTCACAGCGACGACAACAGATCTGGAAGCTGGACCGACCACCGATCTGGGCTTCCTTCTGCTTAAGGCCACCTCATAAAAAGTGACCAACGACTCTCTACTTTTGTCGGCTGATGACGTCCTTTGCCGACTGCCTCGCCTTCACTATCGATCACTTAAGCTGGTTTCATTTACGTCAATGATCGGCCATCAAGCTTCCAGATCAGCCTCTATTGCCACCTGCAACTTCTAGATCGATAGTTGCCTTCAGCCCAACATTATCGTCCATTGTTGTCATCATCCCCATCCTTCACTTGCCTtcctttgtaaatatatttgtaacacacacacacacacacacacacatataacatatatataatatatatctaatattattttagctttttaattttttacatgtGTATATGTGGAGCTCATTCAAActattttaaaatgtcaagaGGTATGCCACGTTAGTGGGTCTTGAACGACTCTCGAATTGAATGCAAGTCTTTttcattgtcattttttttctctctctctctcatcaagTTCGACTTCTAAATTTTGTTGATTTGAAACCAACATGACTTCCCATTTCATAGGAGACTAATtagaattaattatatattaagtaaTTTGGTGATGACATTAGGCAGTCACTTTGACAACACAATTCACCATTCATCAtgtaattttttactttttccttttagatttattttttttattataataattacaaatcaCTATTTGTATAGTATAAAATATACTGAGATCTTCTATAATTAGATCATTGCTTGAAATCCTAATTGTCCCCAACGACAAATTCCAACCAGCTATCATCAACTCCTAATAAAATAGTCTTCGTCTTTTTCATtgtcatttcttcttttttttcttccctctcTTTAGGTTCGAGTGTTAGATTTTGTTGATTTGAAATGGAAGTGACTTCCAATTCCATATGAGACTAATTAGAATTGGGATCAAAATAGATTCCCAACTTCCTAATTAATCTGGGTTTATTAGCAATGAGAAATTCAAATCTTTTCGAGTTTTTacgattttatctaaaaattttaattttaacaataagaTTCCAATTTGATCAATTGGTTGTAGTTTTATCCACGACCCGGATCTAAGCGTCCACAACCCACTGACATGACATGCCACCTGAAAAAGGTTTGGATTTTGAGTGAGCCCATATGCAcacatgtaaaaaaattaaaaaataaaataatattaaatatatatatgtgcacagaGAGAAGAAAGCAGAGAAAGGATGGTGATGGTGACAAAGGACGACGATGATCAATTTGGAAGTTGGAGGCAACGATCGATCTGGGCTTCCTTTTGCTCACAGCGACGGCAACAAATCTGACCTGGGCTTTCTCCTACTCAAGACCACCTCACAAAAAGTGACCAATGACCCTCTACTCTTGCTGGCCAATAACGTCATTTGCCGACTGCATCGCCCTCGCTGTCGGTTACTTAAGCTGGCTTCATTTACGTTAACAATCGGCCATCAAGCTTCCAGATCAGCCTTCATCGCCACCTCcaactgtaatacccaagaactttgggctgttattttaaaggaaaaatcgAAATTCGAAAAAAATAGGTATATGAAAAGCCTAAAAAAATTTACCGAATCAGCTGAAGGGAGAACCTTGAAACTTAAATGTCTAAAGAAATAGGAACACCTTTAACGAGCATATCGAGGCATTTTTAAgaccaaaagaaatcaaatcaaaaaccattttcggtacagctataGATCggactgaaaaattgaattgtcgtatAAGACTCCCAAGAGGGTATCAAAAGCCTTGGGAAGCTCTGGTTCTTCAAGTAGGACAACCCTTCAGAATTTTCGGGAAGAAACCCAgaggtttaaagtcaaaacgaaaattcgggcctaagtgtaatttttcaaaattttcagaaggggtcaaaatgacatttttcaaaagtttcaaggaGAAATGGAAAGATTAGGATTTGAGGGACCTAAtggaaatattcaaaagttgaggggcttttGTGAAGGAGGgccaaatagaaaaaaaaatagtggggcaaaagtgcaaaaaaaagaaaattttggccATGGAATCCGACCAAGCCACGAGAGGTAATCAAAAGCTTCTGGGTTTGCATGGGAAGTGGTCAGGGAGGGCCAAGGAATGATGATGAGCCGACAATGGCCACCGGAGTGgccgaatttttgaaaaattcagcCAAGAAAGCTGGCCGAAATGGCGAACCTGCAACTTGTTTTTTTTCAGTCGATTATTGATGCCTTTAGGTCGATCTAGGGGTGGTGGAAACGCTTAAGGCAATGGGCAAGGCGGCCAAGGTCATTTGGAGCTTCAACtttacctataaatagagctcaaTGATGGCcgaaattttcaaaagattgaAGCCCAAATCGAAGCCATTTTCGAACAAATTGAGAGgcaaggatagagggcttttgttgcaCATAAGTTGGTCTAGAGAATTTCGTGAGCAACGGAGCAAGAACGAGCGAGATCCGAAACCTCGCCAGAGCCTTAGGTGGACGCTCTGGTCAACACTTCGAGCCCCCGATTGACCGGCTTTCGAACCTCATTTCAGGCTAATTCAGGTACCATCGTGATCGACTCGGCATGTAGTTTAGCAAGGTGTGAAAATGCCATTTTTTCGGCGAAGCCTTCGCtagagaagacgaccggcgcatGGGCTTCATGCGTCAGTCTCACTCGTCCTATCACGCGTTGGCGTGTGTGGGCGCGTGTGGCCTTgttaatttctgatttttttttaatatgcttagaaaaatattttaagatttatcatggaaaaagatttgaaaaaaaagtgacataggtatttattttggattgttagagaaattaagtggagaaaaatagagaaaatggcatgaaaaatgaaaaaaaaaagtttttattgatgacttaaataaatatcttgcctagggtgccTTGGGATTTGAGGTGAAACAATTGGTGCGAATTTGAAagttggcacgaaaattgagacgattgcacgcttttcgagataGCCTGAACTTTGtaaaaggtgagtggtttgtcCCTATAATCCGTACATAACATGAAtacctttctatgcatgatatttatgtatgttatgatcatcttcgtcatatttgttcatattctatttgcatggaaagttgtgatactcacatgacacgatattattgtcatattgaaatTCGTGCATGGGATGgggatgtcaccctaagagtgtagctgTAATTTCTCGAGGgtaattgatggaacaacgttagggttatcttgcagaggttcgggattttgCCTAGAGTTCTGTGCCGGGCTGAtaggccagggaagttacactaagggtatctatttataaatgtccatgcatcattcatttattcatgcttatctaaccctcacttagaagatttcatcttctaatattggactaagtccctggaatattccataTTCCAGGCGAATAAAGTGGCCGGAAGGGCAAGGAGGTGATCGAGGCTGATCGCGATGaaaattttgtgggtcccatgtGGGACTAAGACCATATATTTCATTCGGCtgtattatttaaattttaaataaatgtgttagGTAAATGATGTTTATGAACCCATGTTATGTTTTTGAGATTTCATGCAAGTtatgatcttgcttccgcttatgtttaaattatatcatTCATTCGCTATGGTTGGGAGTGTTATATATAaaggttatgttgaggatttattattaatttgtgctggtgtataaaaaaaaaaaaaatcatagcatAATTTTAATGCCCtagaaggcggggtgttacaccaacTTCTAGATCGGTCGTTGCCTTCAGCCCAACATTGTCATCCATTGTCGTCGTCGTCCCCATTTTTCGCTTGCCTTCCTTTGTAAATATATCtgtaacacacacacacatatataacatatatataatattattttagttttttaattttttacatgtGTATATGTGGAACtcatttaaattgttttaaaatgtcaagAGACATGCCACTTCAGTGAATCTTGAACGACTCTTGAATCGAATACGGGTCGTGGATAAAATTACAACCaattaatcaaatcaagatcttattgtcaaaattaaaatttttaaataaaatcacaaaaacacaaaaagatttaaatttttttcttaatttgagGCCGAGTTGAGTTCCAGAATTCGAATGGTTTCTAACGCCTGCCCAACAATGGCGacaaaaaaactttaaaaaagtTGAGCAAAATTCCAAATCAATAATCTTCCACTTGACTCGAGGCAGAGGCAGAGCCTATCATCACTGATGGGCTCATTGTTGACAACACCACTGGTTGTCCATCCACCAGCCAACGattagttttcttatttcttgtttcttttttatctttcgtttataattagtatttattttaatttgatttaaggTTTAATGGACGACGATGATAGTGATGAATAAGAGtttcataagaaaaaaaatacaaactacaAGAGCTAATGATCCAAATTATACAAGATttgagtgtaatttatccattaaTTTATTGACAACAATAATTTATGGATCAATTTgagattttagaaaaatacaaaaaatagtCTGCACCAGAATGttaatgaatgaataaaattactaattttcatttttcaataaaagaaattagtttTAATGAAAGGCAATAGATAATTTGATTGAGGTTAGAACATTAAATTGTCCTTCAGTAATTAAAGGATACTttgattttacaaaaatataaggAATAACACTTACAttctataaatttataaaaagatgGGCTTTAatataaaaaccaaaaaaataggTTATTGAATCATTTTTGTTCTTATTCAAttataacaacaaatttataatgTGAGAGAGGTAAATGCAAGGAGTATGATGGATTAGGTAGAGAGTTAATAATCAAGTGGGTGAACACCCCAATGAGATTGGGTAGTGACCCCAATGTGATTGGGATAAGACCCCAATGAACTGAGGTATGAGCGAGTCTCAAGGTGATGAGATATCTACTGAGTAAGGAGAAAGTTTTGAAGTGACGAGTGACCTACAAAGTGATAGGAGACTTGCCATTCTCGGGATGTGTTGTGAATCTCCTTGTGGTGAGTGTCTCCCTTGGTGACAAGAGTCCTAATAATCGAGAGAGTTAAAATAATCAAGTCTCAATTATCGAGAGACTTGAGATAATTGAGAGACCTATAGAGAAAGAAGCAACTTAGGGGTGTGAGTGATGTCACCCATGGATCCTCTTATGCTAAAGTTAGTCTTGTCTCGAAGATGAATTAGAGTTTAAGGGGCATAGTGAGCATACATTTGCTAGGAGAATGAGTCTCTTATTCATAGAAATGGAGATTGATAGGTAGCGGGACACCCACACTTCTTGATAAGTATCTTAGGAGTAGCTTTGACCAGGTCTTGTGGGTTTACACGGCCTAATTGGCATGTGGCTTGAATAACAATTAGAAAAAGGGAGGAGCCACTCGATTGGCTTCCAAGTCTTATGCACACGGTTGTATAGTCAAATGAATTGACTTGGCATGGCTCGAAACAATAAAATGGCTTAGTGTATGGCCGAAATAATGGTCAAGATATTGGGGAAATAGGGAGAGGTCACTCGATTATAATCGAGTTTTCCCCAGTTTCCTACTTTCATGACTTGCCATGGCTCTTATGAAGTCTCGAAAGCACTTCCTTGGCGTACTTGGGCAACTTAGTCTTGGaccatattaatttttaatccaACTATGTCACTTGGATTTTCGCAGACTTGGATGAATCATTGGGCATAACAATTGCTCCTCACTCTTTCCTCTAGGTTTCCTAGTAGAAAGAGTAGCTGTTGTCTTGCCTTTTATTCCACCTCTTCTCACATCATTTCCTTCATAAATGGTGTTTTGCTACTAGTTATTTGAGATGATGTCACTTTGTCACAGGGttcttgaattttgtattttcaaatGGTCTTGGTTTTTTGTTAGACGATGGTCGCCAGATCATGTTCATGCATTCACGCACTTTTGATGTTGGGTTTGTCTCATATCACTCTTGTACTTTCATGTTTTAGTTTCCCATGTCGTTCTCACTCTTTATGCGCTTTTGGTTCTAGTTTTGTGTTCATTTTTCTATGTAACATGTTAGCATCTaccataatatataaaattttgcaattaatttctGAATCGTAAATCGTTCAAAACTTTTATCGCTTATGTTTCgcttttccatagaaaatgggGGACACGCCCATTCTCTAGTCCTTAGTGAATGATGATAAAGGGGTATTATGCTTGTTCCCtaattatttgttgatgatgaCCCTAAACCATTCTCACCCTCTTTGGGTTTTTGGACCTAATCTAGTCTCATGCACTTTGTGCCTTTGATTTCAGTCTTTCTTACGCATTTATCGCTTTTGATTCTGGGTTGTTCTAGACCATCTTTGTGCTTTTGGTCTTTAGTCCAATCTCACGCATCTTGCATTTTTTATGTTCGATTCTCCTTCTAtcattttttgcatttcttgCGCTTTGTAATTCTTAAACCATTCTCACACTTTCGCACTTCGGTTCTTAAACTGCTCTTGTGCTTTAGCGTTTTAGTTTTTTAACCATTCTCACACTTTTTCACTTCGATTTTTAGACTATTTTCATGCTTTAGTGCTTCAATTTTTGGATCGTTTttgcactttaatttttttagatcgTTTTCACGCTTTTGCGCTTCAATTTTTAGACAATTCTTCTTTAGCACTTCGATTTTTTGGATAGTTCTCACACTTTcgtgttttgatttttcaaatcgTTCTCACGCTTTAACGCTTCGATTTTTGGACCATTCTCGCACTTTCGGGTTTCAATTTTTTAGACCTTTCTT
The sequence above is a segment of the Diospyros lotus cultivar Yz01 chromosome 7, ASM1463336v1, whole genome shotgun sequence genome. Coding sequences within it:
- the LOC127806876 gene encoding patatin-like protein 7 encodes the protein MACNQLETQQPSIDTDKLSYEIFSILESKFLFGYDDQKVWIPKQITPAVEQAATDNGVQAVKNQRGKICVLSIDGGGMRSILSGKALAYLENALKTKSGNPDARIADYFDVAAGAGTGGMFAAMLFGTKDHRRPIFQADDTWKLLSTQGKDFYCGGGRIFRRIFRRSEAAGLEKAVKEMFIDNGRSLTLKDTLKPVLIPCYDLSNSASFVFSRADALETDGFDFRLWEVCGATMAEPPRLGPVVVRSVDGRTRCVAVDGGLAVNNPTAAAITHVLHNKQEFPFVRGVEDILVLSLGTVQILEGSYGYEQVKRWKTKDWARPMARISGDGSADLVDHAVAMSFGESRSSNYVRIQANGSGLARFGPNVATDPSPGNVKMLLGVADEMLKQKNVESVLFGGKRIAEQSNLEKLDWFAGELVLEHQRRGCRIAPTVAFKQAMPRSN